In one window of Nicotiana tabacum cultivar K326 chromosome 12, ASM71507v2, whole genome shotgun sequence DNA:
- the LOC107759957 gene encoding putative UDP-glucuronate:xylan alpha-glucuronosyltransferase 3 has product MRGSIIGASPSPIEPRQRLSVSTEETSKKRFLRSKVFRDGEKGLHSPTKNRNFTCKFPTLKLILGVIALGAFWTLWHSPTIYNTEYISSSNSRAALVHRGLSDDSSADSRYTSLLDIDWDQISRVIEKLADRHEYQGVGLLNFNDSEIDQLKQLLPDAEHVILNLDYVPNNMTWETLYPEWIDEEEEFEVPTCPSLPQIQFPGKPRIDLIVVKLPCKKSKDWYRDVARLHLQLAAARLAATNKGYHPVHVLLVTENFPTPNLFTCKELVVREGNAWLYEPNLNTLREKLNLPVGSCELAVPLKAKANWHSGNIRREAYATILHSAHVYVCGAIAAAQSIRLAGSTRDLVILVDETISDYHREGLAAAGWKIHTIQRIRNPKAEKDAYNEWNYSKFRLWQLTDYDKIIFIDADLLILRNIDFLFEMPEITAIGNNATLFNSGVMVVEPSNCTFQLLMDHIDEIESYNGGDQGYLNEIFTWWHRIPKHMNFLKHYWEGDEEEKKEMKTRLFGADPPVLYVLHYLGLKPWLCFRDYDCNWNVEKLQEFASDVAHRTWWKVHDAMPENLHKYCLLRSKQKAALEWDRREAEKANYSDGHWKIKIKDSRLQTCFEDFCFWESMLWHWGETNWTDNATASPTPPTANTASLSSL; this is encoded by the exons ATGAGAGGAAGCATAATTGGTGCCTCACCTAGTCCTATTGAACCTAGACAGAGGCTCTCTGTATCCAC CGAGGAAACAAGCAAAAAGAGGTTTTTGAGAAGTAAAGTTTTCAGAGATGGGGAGAAAGGCCTTCATAGCCCCACCAAAAACAGGAATTTCACATGCAAGTTCCCAACTTTAAAGCTCATATTGGGTGTTATTGCTCTGGGAGCATTTTGGACACTCTGGCATTCTCCAACAATTTATAACACGGAATACATATCTAGTTCAAACTCTCG GGCTGCTTTGGTGCACAGAGGGTTGAGCGATGATTCTTCAGCTGACTCACGTTATACATCACTTTTAGATATTGATTGGGACCAAATTTCCAGAGTTATTGAGAAACTAGCCGATAGACATGAGTATCAGGGAGTAGGACTATTAAACTTCAACGACAGTGAAATCGATCAGTTGAAGCAGTTACTACCTGATGCTGAGCATGTGATCTTGAACCTAGATTACGTCCCGAACAATATGACATGGGAAACATTATATCCTGAAtggatagatgaagaagaagagtttgaggtCCCCACTTGTCCCTCTTTACCCCAAATTCAGTTTCCGGGTAAACCAAGGATTGATCTTATAGTTGTAAAGCTTCCGTGCAAGAAGTCCAAGGACTGGTATAGAGATGTAGCTCGTTTGCACTTGCAGCTAGCAGCAGCAAGGCTGGCTGCCACTAATAAAGGGTATCATCCAGTACACGTGCTTCTTGTTACTGAGAATTTCCCAACGCCCAATCTGTTCACCTGTAAAGAGTTAGTTGTACGTGAAGGCAATGCATGGCTATATGAACCTAACCTGAACACTTTAAGAGAGAAGCTCAACCTCCCCGTTGGGTCATGTGAACTCGCAGTTCCTCTCAAGGCTAAAG CAAATTGGCACTCTGGAAATATAAGAAGAGAAGCCTATGCAACTATTCTCCACTCAGCACATGTTTATGTATGTGGGGCCATAGCTGCAGCTCAGAGTATCCGCTTGGCAGGTTCAACACGAGATCTTGTGATACTTGTTGATGAGACTATCAGCGACTACCACAGGGAAGGTTTGGCGGCTGCAGGGTGGAAAATCCACACAATACAAAGAATAAGGAATCCTAAAGCTGAAAAGGATGCCTACAACGAGtggaactatagcaaatttcgtCTCTGGCAGCTGACAGATTATGACAAAATCATCTTCATTGATGCAGATTTATTAATACTGAGAAATATTGATTTTCTCTTTGAGATGCCTGAAATAACCGCTATAGGAAATAATGCTACCCTTTTTAATTCAGGTGTGATGGTTGTTGAACCATCAAATTGCACATTTCAGTTGTTGATGGATCATATCGATGAGATTGAATCGTACAATGGTGGGGATCAGGGGTATTTGAACGAGATCTTCACATGGTGGCATAGGATTCCGAAACACATGAACTTTTTGAAACATTATTGGGAAGGTGATGAGGAGGAGAAGAAGGAAATGAAAACACGTCTTTTTGGTGCTGATCCTCCAGTTCTCTATGTCCTGCACTACTTGGGTCTGAAACCTTGGTTATGCTTCAGGGACTATGATTGTAACTGGAATGTGGAGAAATTGCAAGAGTTTGCAAGTGATGTGGCGCACAGGACATGGTGGAAGGTCCACGATGCAATGCCAGAGAACTTGCATAAATACTGTTTACTTAGGTCTAAACAGAAGGCTGCACTGGAGTGGGATCGAAGGGAAGCTGAGAAAGCCAACTATTCAGATGGCCATTGGAAGATCAAGATAAAGGATTCACGTTTGCAGACTTGTTTTGAAGATTTTTGCTTCTGGGAAAGCATGTTATGGCACTGGGGCGAAACGAACTGGACAGATAATGCCACTGCTTCTCCAACACCTCCCACGGCCAATACTGCTTCACTTTCTTCTTTATAG